In Helianthus annuus cultivar XRQ/B chromosome 3, HanXRQr2.0-SUNRISE, whole genome shotgun sequence, a single window of DNA contains:
- the LOC110908120 gene encoding 50S ribosomal protein L13, chloroplastic, translated as MAMTYATSSSAMLTPLHNRSPVLFTFSTTATKHNITGKTSRNHQIRCQQQQVQQRNLAPVEQRWMFTDSDFTGPDVWNKTWYPKAEDHVNTEKTWYVVDATDLILGRLASTIAIHIRGKNLATYTPSVDMGAFVIVVNAEKVAVSGKKRTQKLYRRHSGRPGGMKVETFDQLQQRIPERIIEHAVRGMLPKGRLGRDLFTHLKVYTGPDHPHQAQKPIDLPIRDKRIQKQT; from the exons ATGGCGATGACGTATGCAACATCATCGTCTGCAATGCTCACACCACTACACAACAGGTCTCCAGTTCTCTTCACATTCTCAACAACTGCCACAAAACACAATATCACCGGGAAAACCAGTAGAAACCATCAGATTCGTTGTCAACAACAGCAGGTTCAGCAACGAAATCTCGCTCCTGTTGAGCAGCGTTGGATGTTTACTGATTCAGATTTCACAGGACCG GATGTATGGAACAAGACTTGGTACCCTAAAGCTGAAGATCATGTCAACACAGAAAAGACATGGTATGTTGTCGATGCTACAGATTTAATTCTCGGAAGGCTGGCATCAACAATCGCCATTCACATACGCGGCAAGAATCTTGCCACCTATACTCCTAGTGTAGACATGGGCGCTTTTGTAATTGTG GTAAATGCCGAGAAAGTTGCGGTATCAGGAAAAAAGAGAACCCAGAAACTATACAGGCGGCATTCTGGAAGACCAGGTGGGATGAAAGTTGAAACATTTGATCAACTTCAGCAAAGAATTCCTGAGAGGATTATCGAGCATGCGGTTCGCGGGATGCTTCCCAAGGGAAGG CTTGGAAGAGATCTATTTACTCACCTTAAGGTGTACACTGGCCCGGACCATCCTCATCAAGCCCAAAAGCCCATCGATTTGCCAATAAGAGACAAGAGGATACAAAAACAGACCTAG